A genome region from Vicinamibacteria bacterium includes the following:
- a CDS encoding ABC transporter permease, whose product LATLILGVGANTAIFSLVKAVVLNPLPYEAPEEIVVLWERKPEGGTDFVSPPNFQDWREGATSFEAIAAFRHVRYGFKAEEPRDLPSLRATPDLFEVLGVEAQIGRTFTSDEAVPGHDKVVLLSAGMWRRDFGGKNDVVGRTIELDSVEHTVVGVMGDDFVFPPGNEIQLWTPLAFDPNDAHGRSRRARALSVVGRLRGGVGLAQAREEMSTIASRLAAEYPDTNQGWGVVVESAHEQLVSAARPALLVLLGAVGFLLLILCANIANLMLARLTTRRREIALLAALGAGRFALFRQVLSESLLLTAVGAGLGTLAAVLSMRVVRNLPVTTIPRLSEVKLDFGVLLFTACVSILVALAFGLLPALRASRPELRESLGENARGGTQRSRRILGLLVAAEVALALVLLVGAGLTLRSFREMMRVDPGFRPERLLAAQVYLPQARYRDTESRLSFFARTLERVRGLPGVESAAAVSSLPMHPVGIDFALPFTIEGRNPVPGEEPRADIRAATEDYFETMKIPLLSGRLIDERDHQDAPHVVVINETLARRYFAGEDPMRKIIDNPHGKSEVVGVVADVHHYGLDAEPRPELYLPFDQNVFSGMSIVLRTGRPPEEIARDLRETIWQIDGDQAIYDMSTMEEAIDRWVFLPRLSTTLLAAFAGAALLLASVGIYGVIAYSVSQRTTEMGLRMALGAGATDLIGLVVRNSMTFVGAGMFVGLVASLLLARLLSGQLFAVSSLDPFVYFGVSLLLLLAALAASYVPARRATRVDPIEALRVE is encoded by the coding sequence GCCGCCCAACTTCCAGGACTGGCGCGAGGGTGCGACTTCTTTCGAAGCGATCGCCGCCTTCAGGCACGTTCGATACGGGTTCAAGGCGGAGGAGCCGCGCGACCTCCCGTCGCTTCGCGCGACGCCGGATCTGTTCGAGGTGCTGGGCGTCGAGGCGCAAATCGGCAGGACATTCACTTCCGACGAGGCGGTTCCCGGTCACGACAAGGTCGTGCTCCTCAGCGCGGGGATGTGGCGCCGCGACTTCGGTGGGAAAAACGACGTCGTGGGACGCACGATCGAGCTCGATTCCGTCGAACATACCGTGGTCGGAGTGATGGGGGACGACTTCGTCTTCCCTCCGGGGAACGAGATCCAGCTCTGGACCCCGCTCGCCTTCGACCCGAATGACGCTCACGGGCGTTCGCGTCGGGCACGGGCGCTCAGCGTCGTCGGCCGTTTGCGCGGCGGCGTTGGCCTGGCACAGGCCCGGGAAGAGATGTCGACGATCGCCAGCCGACTCGCCGCCGAGTACCCCGATACGAATCAAGGATGGGGTGTCGTCGTCGAGTCCGCCCACGAGCAGCTCGTGTCGGCGGCGAGACCCGCGCTTTTGGTGTTGCTCGGTGCGGTGGGTTTCCTGCTCTTGATCCTCTGCGCGAATATCGCGAACCTGATGTTGGCTCGCCTCACCACGCGCCGGAGGGAGATCGCGCTTCTGGCCGCCCTCGGGGCCGGGCGGTTCGCGCTGTTTCGTCAGGTCCTTTCCGAAAGCTTGCTTCTGACCGCGGTGGGTGCCGGCCTCGGTACGCTCGCGGCGGTTCTCTCCATGCGTGTGGTGCGGAATCTTCCGGTAACCACGATTCCCAGGCTCTCGGAGGTGAAGCTCGACTTCGGCGTGCTGCTGTTCACCGCCTGTGTCTCGATTCTCGTGGCACTCGCTTTCGGACTCTTGCCCGCGCTTCGAGCATCGCGGCCCGAGCTTCGAGAGAGTCTGGGTGAGAACGCGCGCGGCGGGACACAGCGGAGCCGACGGATCCTGGGCCTTCTCGTCGCCGCTGAGGTTGCGCTGGCCCTCGTGCTGCTCGTCGGTGCCGGTCTGACGCTCCGGAGCTTTCGCGAGATGATGCGCGTCGATCCCGGCTTTCGTCCCGAACGGCTTCTCGCCGCGCAGGTTTATCTTCCCCAGGCCAGATACCGAGACACGGAAAGCCGCCTGTCGTTCTTCGCGCGGACGCTCGAGCGGGTTCGCGGGCTGCCGGGCGTGGAGTCGGCGGCGGCGGTGAGCTCTCTTCCGATGCATCCCGTCGGCATCGATTTCGCCCTTCCGTTCACCATCGAGGGAAGAAATCCCGTGCCCGGCGAGGAGCCGCGGGCGGACATTCGCGCCGCAACCGAGGATTATTTCGAGACGATGAAGATCCCGCTCCTGTCCGGGCGGCTCATCGATGAGCGGGATCACCAGGACGCTCCGCACGTGGTCGTGATCAACGAGACCCTCGCACGCCGCTATTTCGCCGGTGAAGATCCGATGCGAAAGATCATCGACAATCCTCATGGCAAGAGCGAGGTCGTCGGGGTAGTCGCCGACGTCCATCACTACGGTCTCGATGCCGAGCCGAGGCCGGAGCTCTACCTTCCGTTCGATCAGAACGTGTTCAGCGGCATGTCGATCGTGTTGCGGACCGGCCGGCCACCGGAGGAGATCGCTCGCGATCTCCGGGAGACGATCTGGCAGATCGATGGGGATCAGGCGATCTACGACATGAGCACGATGGAGGAAGCCATCGATCGATGGGTGTTCCTGCCTCGGCTCAGCACGACGCTCCTGGCGGCGTTCGCGGGCGCCGCGTTGCTGCTCGCATCGGTTGGCATCTACGGCGTCATCGCTTACTCCGTTTCTCAACGCACGACGGAGATGGGCCTCCGCATGGCGTTGGGTGCGGGTGCGACCGATTTGATTGGACTCGTGGTGCGGAATAGCATGACGTTCGTCGGTGCGGGTATGTTCGTCGGGCTGGTCGCTTCGCTCCTGCTCGCGAGGCTCCTTTCGGGCCAGCTCTTCGCGGTCAGCTCTCTCGACCCCTTCGTTTACTTCGGCGTCTCGCTGCTTCTCCTGCTCGCCGCGCTCGCGGCGAGTTATGTTCCCGCGCGCAGGGCGACGCGGGTCGATCCCATCGAGGCCCTGCGCGTGGAGTGA